DNA from bacterium:
CCGCACCATCATGTCTTCGATCGCCAGCATGACCGCGTGCCCCACGTGCAACGTACCGGTCGCGTTCGGCGGCGGAAGCACCATGCTGAACACCTCACCGGTCCGAGCGATCTCGGACGGCTTGAAGTGCCCCGCGTCCTCCCATGTGCGATAGAGTTCCGCCTCACCGGACGGATCGTAGCGTGTCGGGAAATCATTTTCCATAGGTAGAACCATCGTAGCAGATGGAGAGCAAACGATCACATTGTCAACGATGCCTGACATCCCACCACATGGAAATATTGACGCGACCGCACGCACGATGTACTGTTGATAGCTTATCAGGATAATGTTCCGATCGTCGCTCAAAAACGATTCATGGCACTCTCCGTCTCCCAGCAAGCTCTCGCGGCGATCACGCGCTCCAACCACACGCTCGTCTGCTTTCCGGAAAGCGCGAGCGCGGACGGCGTGGCGACGGCACTCGGTCTGGCACTCGCGCTGGAGCGGCAGCGACCGGGACATCAAATTGATGTCGTGTCGAGCGGCTTCACGCCCGGCCACGCCCTGCGGTACGGGTTCCTCCCGGGCGTTGACCGCGTGCAGCGCGAGGCGCGGTGCGAGCAGAAGGTGCGCATCCGCATCCCGTGCGACGACCCGCACGCGAGCGACCTCCGCCACCGCGTGCGGGACGGCGCGGTGGAGATCGAGCTCACGACCGGCGGCACGGCGCTCCAGCGCGAGCACATCGCCTCCGCCATCGAGCAATCCTCCTACGACCTCATCATCGCCGTGGACAGCCCGGACCTCGCATCGCTCGGCGCGCTCTACACGCGCAACCCCGAACGCTTCCAGGGGACGCCAATCATCGCCATTGACCACGCGCCGGACCACGAACGCTACGGGCAAATCCACTGCATTGACGTGACAGCGAGCGCGTGCGGCGAGGTGGCCGCTGCGCTCCTCCGCGAGCTCGGACAGCCCATGGATGCGGACGTGGCAACCTGCTTCCTCACGGGCATCCTCGTCAAGACGCGGAGCTTCCGCACACCGCGCATGGGCGCCCAGACCTTCACGACGGTGTCGTACCTCCTCGAGTGCGGGGCGCGGCGCGAGGAAGTCGTCGCGCGGCTCTTCCAAACGAAATCTATCCCCGAGCTCCAGCTCTGGGGCCGTGCACTCACGCGACTACGCACCGATCGCGAGCGCGGCCTCGTGTGGAGCATCCTCTCGCAACACGACGTGCTCACCGTGGGTGCACACGATGCGGACCTCGACGCCATCGTGGACGACCTCCTCGCGAACGCGCCGGACGCGCGAGTCATCCTCCTCCTCTGCGAGCAACCGGATCGCACGATCACGGTACGCGCCTACGCACCGTCCGGCCGCTTCGATGTTGCCGCACTCCTCCGCCCCATCGGCGGAACCGGCGCTGCCGCACGCGCAACGGCAACCCTCCCTGCGCAACCGCTCGCGCAGGCAGAAGCCCACGTCCTTGACGTTGTGAGGGGACGCATGTAGCATCCCTGTCTCGAACGAACACACACACGAAGAACCCCCGCCACGCTGGCAGGGGCTCCTCCTTTACATTCCCCCTCCCGTGCGAAGCAATCGGGCTTCGCCCGTTGCGAAGCACTGGGGGTCGCACGGGGGGGTGTCGAAACCCCCTGTGGTTTAAAAGTACGCCCGCTCCTTCGTCTTCTTCACAATCGCGAAGGCCTCCTCGGCGGTGTCTACGATCTGCATGAGATCGAGGTCTTGCGACTCAATCGTCTCCATGCCCTTGGAGAGCATGTGTGTGCGCATCCAGTCATGCAATCCCGACCAGTACTCCCTCCCCACGAGCACGATCGGCACGCGCGGCACCTTCTTCGTCTGGATGAGCGTGGCCATCTCAACCATCTCATCGAGCGTGCCAAACCCGCCAGGGAAGAAGATGTACGCCTGCGCAGACACGGAGAGCACGAACTTACGCGTGAAGAAGTAGTGGAACGCCATGGACTTCTTCACCCACTTATTCGTCCGCTGCTCGTGCGGGAGCTGAATGTTGATCCCGACGGACTCCGCACCCGTCTCATGCGCGCCGCGGTTCGCTGC
Protein-coding regions in this window:
- a CDS encoding TIGR00730 family Rossman fold protein is translated as MPKRAARASAKSPFLNGDLSEVRGTDFRNTAQWRIFRIMAEFIDGTQFLFDLKREVTFFGSARLAPSHRWYREARKLGAMLGKAGFTIVTGGGPGIMEAANRGAHETGAESVGINIQLPHEQRTNKWVKKSMAFHYFFTRKFVLSVSAQAYIFFPGGFGTLDEMVEMATLIQTKKVPRVPIVLVGREYWSGLHDWMRTHMLSKGMETIESQDLDLMQIVDTAEEAFAIVKKTKERAYF